The sequence below is a genomic window from Oreochromis niloticus isolate F11D_XX linkage group LG3, O_niloticus_UMD_NMBU, whole genome shotgun sequence.
gCACATCAGATAACCACAACCAGCAACCGCAATGGCAACTACCAAACCAACGACCCCGCCAATAATTTTCCCCAGTTTACCTGCAGGAGAGAAACAGGTGTGACAGAAAAAGTTAAAAGTGGGAATAACATGTGGCAGTTTGAATGCTGGTGGATTTTTCTGTGcttgttctttaaaaaacaggaaacatgtgaTCTGACTGGAACTGCAGAGATGTTTTATAATCATCTctgacatttttgacatttgtttgacatttgacaatttgtttctgctctaaccttacccaaacaatgctgctctaagactaccagccacaaagacaacagctggagaaacatctgtctacctctgacatccaccagctcatccatacaacaaacaaacatcaacaaccaggaagcagcttcacctctgatcacacacacactcaactctactcactcacctggaggaacaacaCCCAGTCTGATGGTTCTAATGAATTTCCATGAGTGTGTTTTTTCAATGAAGACATGACACTGGTATTTTCCATTACAAGCATCTatcacattcttcagaatcaaagacacgtctccattcttcatctgtctgtccttcagatccacccggttcttaaaaaaTGGATGCTGGTTGGTGGTATCAAAACGCTTCTTGTGgtacaaaaagacatttttatctcTGATGTCTTCTCTGCTCCACTTTACACCTGTAACAGGTTTGTTATCTGGAGCttgacatgtcagagtgacgtcctgtccaggCACAGCTAAGACGGTCTTTTGATCTGAAAGAAGAAATCAtgaagagcagagaggttaaaggtcaaagtacagttatgatcagaatgattgactttaaatattttgtttatttcctttgacatttgagtttttagtcATGTTGGATTTTGAACTTCTGAACATCCACCAGGTCACCAGTGACCCACTGAGGTGGAATTTTAGCCTCATGCTAAACATGAGGAGAGCTTTTATTGAGCTAAAACACATTGAAATTTGAGATCCACTCAGTGTCACGACAGACAGAATATACTCTGTTTGAGAATGCATGTCCAAAGGATTTTGTAACTTATCCTTGCCAGTactaatattataaataaatatgtagaagcagcagcaatc
It includes:
- the LOC100697037 gene encoding CD226 antigen-like — encoded protein: MSAGPGSLCSTLLFFSILMFVSADQKTVLAVPGQDVTLTCQAPDNKPVTGVKWSREDIRDKNVFLYHKKRFDTTNQHPFFKNRVDLKDRQMKNGDVSLILKNVIDACNGKYQCHVFIEKTHSWKFIRTIRLGVVPPGKLGKIIGGVVGLVVAIAVAGCGYLMCKKDKTQETPNPE